A window from Triticum aestivum cultivar Chinese Spring chromosome 6D, IWGSC CS RefSeq v2.1, whole genome shotgun sequence encodes these proteins:
- the LOC123144759 gene encoding eukaryotic translation initiation factor 2A (The sequence of the model RefSeq protein was modified relative to this genomic sequence to represent the inferred CDS: added 42 bases not found in genome assembly) — MASQQPSLAILVRAPDGFTVWPGPPYPPGSSPPQRLPKTACSATSFSSDGSRLLATVASASATVYDCSSLSVIRSFDLPGLTAAALSPTGSYLQTFQKSSSPQVKNVTVWHVDTATALYQHYQKNLSKANWPMVQFSADESVACRMATNEMQFFDTNDFTKGIVYKVRLPGIAALQLASAPGSHVAGFVPEAKGVPASVQIFSCDKDAQNQVVARRSFFRCSTVQFHWNKGSTGLLIVSQADVDKTNQSYYGETKLHYLTTDRAFEGIVPLKKEGPVHDVQWSSSGSEFAVVYGYMPAKATIFNKKCNPLHELGEGPYNTIRWNPKGRFIVIAGFGNLPGDMAFWDYSEKKLIQKAKAEWSVISEWSPDGRHFMTATTAPRLQIDNRIKIFDHTGSLQFIKEFEKLYQVDWKPESPERFGDIAELTISLNGIKIEETKKQGQGSKSAQTSSKAPVNVAAKPAGAYRPPQSKHTAALQDKLFGGLAPTGGEMSKTALRNKKRREKQKEKKAGEGSSADDS, encoded by the exons ATGGCATCGCAGCAGCCATCCCTCGCCATCCTAG TGCGCGCGCCCGACGGCTTCACGGTGTGGCCCGGCCCTCCCTACCCGCCTGGTTCCAGCCCGCCGCAGAGGCTCCCCAAGACGGCGTGCAGCGCCACGTCCTTCTCCAGCGACGGCTCCCGCCTCCTCGCGACGGTGGCCTCGGCCTCGGCCACCGTCTACGACTGCAGCTCGCTCTCCGTCATCAGGTCCTTCGACCTCCCAGGCCTCACCGCCGCGGCGCTCTCGCCCACTGGCTCGTACCTGCAGACCTTCCAGAAGTCGTCTTCGCCGCAGGTCAAGAATGTCACGGTCTGGCACGTTGACACCGCCACTGCGCTCTACCAGCACTACCAGAAGAACTTGTCTAAGGCGAATTG GCCAATGGTTCAATTTTCTGCGGACGAGTCAGTCGCTTGTCGGATGGCGACCAACGAGATGCAGTTCTTTGACACAAATGATTTCACTAAAGGGATTGTGTACAAGGTAAGATTACCAGGCATAGCTGCATTGCAGCTAGCAAGTGCTCCAGGATCTCATGTTGCTGGATTTGTCCCAGAGGCAAAG GGTGTTCCAGCCAGTGTTCAGATCTTTTCTTGTGACAAGGATGCACAAAACCAAGTTGTTGCCCGCAGGAGCTTTTTTCGCTGTTCAACTGTTCAGTTTCACTGGAACAAGGGGTCTACTGGACTTCTTATTGTTTCCCAAGCTGATGTGGATAAAACCAACCAGAGTTACTACGGTGAAACCAAGTTGCACTACTTGACAACTGATAGGGCCTTTGAAGGAATTGTTCCTCTCA AAAAGGAGGGGCCAGTGCATGATGTTCAGTGGTCTTCTTCAGGTTCAGAGTTTGCTGTGGTCTATGGAT ATATGCCTGCCAAAGCAACAATATTCAACAAAAAATGCAATCCTCTTCATGAGCTTGGTGAAGGCCCTTATAATACGATAAGATGGAACCCAAAAGGGCGAT TTATTGTTATAGCTGGATTTGGTAATTTGCCTGGTGATATG GCTTTCTGGGATTATTCAGAAAAGAAGTTGATACAGAAAGCAAAGGCTGAATGGTCTGTCATAAGTGAATGGTCCCCTGATGGTCGCCATTTTATGACTGCTACAACAGCTCCAAGGCTTCAAATAGATAATAG AATAAAAATATTTGACCACACTGGATCTCTGCAGTTTATAAAGGAATTTGAAAAACTGTATCAG GTTGACTGGAAACCAGAATCTCCTGAAAGATTTGGTGACATTGCTGAGCTCACGATATCTTTGAATGGCATAAAAATTGAAGAAACAAAGAAGCAAG GACAAGGTTCTAAATCGGCACAAACATCAAGCAAGGCTCCTGTAAATGTAGCAGCAAAACCTGCAGGAGCATACCGTCCACCTCAATCAAAGCACACTGCAGCGCTTCAAGACAAG CTTTTCGGTGGCCTTGCTCCTACCGG AGGGGAGATGAGTAAAACTGCATTGAGAAATAAGAAGCGCAGGGAGAAGCAGAAG